One window of the Sander lucioperca isolate FBNREF2018 chromosome 5, SLUC_FBN_1.2, whole genome shotgun sequence genome contains the following:
- the rasgrp4 gene encoding RAS guanyl-releasing protein 4 isoform X4, whose protein sequence is MNKTKRKPNGESRKLVQRRRNTCPSPQDIARALQSPSSAPSASAASLDELIQRCLNSFDSEGKLSSPRGSQLVHMTLMMHSWVVPSQMFAQKLLTLYKDCPLDKRGLKRTQICHLIRQWISQFPAVFEADPLLEQTMGDLWALVRSGGEKTHSQLLDTSCLGPHGNIFQAPSPSVKKRKVSLIFDHMEPDEMAEHLSYLEFKNFCNVSFLDYRSYVVRGSVRDNPALERSVMMCNGVSQWVQLMILSRHTAQQRAQVFTKFIHVAQKLRALQNFNTLMAVTGGLCHSSISRLKDTSNLLTPDITKALSEMTELLSSRSNYINYRRVYNECSGFKVPILGVHLKDLISLNEALPNYIDEDKINLSKLQHLYSNINDLVAIHTCTPPFEANKDLLHLLTLSLDLYYTEDEIYELSYTKEPKNTKIQPVAPVKPPVLAEWGSGVTPRLDPNTISKHVKQMVDSIMKNYDQSQDGYISLEDFEKIAANFPFSFCTHETDREGQISREEITSYFMRGMSVCAKLGYNFKAHNFHETTYKRPTFCETCRGFLWGVIKQGYHCKDCGINCHRHCRDLVGIECLKKHKNTTGSCPCTPAPDSRTKGNNWSSEEEAFVFPHSNETENNQGTSPWKNNSGDSTLSDRSTQTDPGVWTPEKKDKRGNHHNSLVHASPERKVNTLPQRARGCSMPGSFLQEKMEELQLYKDKSREPD, encoded by the exons ATGAACAAGACCAAGag AAAGCCCAATGGAGAGAGCAGGAAGCTGGTCCAGCGCAGGAGGAATACATGTCCCAGTCCTCAGGACATCGCCCGGGCCCTGCAGAGCCCCAGCTCTGCTCCCAGCGCCAGTGCTGCCAGCCTGGATGAGCTCATACAGCGCTGCCTAAACAGCTTCG ATTCAGAGGGGAAGCTTTCCAGCCCCAGAGGGTCCCAGCTGGTCCACATGACCCTGATGATGCACAGTTGGGTCGTGCCATCTCAGATGTTCGCCCAGAAACTTCTCACCCT TTATAAGGATTGCCCCTTGGACAAGAGAGGACTGAAGCGGACACAGATCTGCCACCTTATCAG GCAGTGGATCAGCCAGTTCCCGGCGGTGTTCGAGGCAGACCCCCTTCTTGAGCAGACCATGGGGGACCTGTGGGCGCTGGTGCGGTCAGGCGGAGAGAAGACGCACTCGCAGCTCCTTGACACCTCCTGCTT AGGCCCTCATGGGAACATATTCCAGGCACCCTCGCCCTCTGTGAAGAAGAGGAAGGTGTCTTTGATCTTCGACCACATGGAGCCAGATGAGATGGCCGAGCACCTCAGCTACCTGGAGTTCAAGAACTTCTGTAACGTTTCA TTCCTGGACTACCGCAGCTACGTGGTGCGAGGCTCGGTGAGGGACAACCCTGCTCTGGAGCGGTCGGTCATGATGTGTAACGGAGTCTCCCAGTGGGTCCAGCTGATGATCCTCAGCAGACACACGGCCCAGCAGAGAGCCCAGGTCTTCACTAAGTTCATTCATGTGGCTCAG AAACTTCGAGCTCTGCAAAACTTTAACACTCTAATGGCAGTGACTGGAGGCCTCTGTCACAGCTCAATCTCCCGCCTCAAAGACACCTCCAACCTGCTGACTCCTGACATCACTAAG gCCCTGAGTGAGATGACCGAGCTGCTCTCCTCGCGTAGCAACTACATCAACTACCGGCGGGTTTACAACGAGTGCAGCGGCTTCAAGGTGCCCATCCTGGGCGTCCACCTGAAGGATCTGATCTCCCTGAACGAGGCTCTGCCCAACTACATCGACGAGGACAAGATCAACCTGAGCAAGCTGCAGCACCTGTACAGCAACATCAACGACCTGGTGGCCATTCACACCTGCACGCCGCCCTTCGAGGCCAACAAAGATCTTCTGCATCTGCTCACG CTCTCTCTAGATTTATACTACACTGAGGATGAGATCTATGAACTTTCATACACCAAGGAACCCAAGAACACAAAGATCCAG CCTGTAGCTCCGGTTAAACCGCCTGTACTGGCAGAGTGGGGTTCAGGGGTCACCCCCAGGCTCGACCCTAACACCATATCTAAGCACGTCAAGCAGATGGTGGAT TCCATAATGAAAAATTACGACCAGAGCCAGGATGGTTACATTTCACTGGAGGACTTTGAGAAAATAGCAGCCAACTTCCCCTTCTCCTTCTGCACTCACGAAACTGACAG GGAGGGACAAATCAGCCGTGAAGAAATCACCTCTTACTTCATGAGGGGAATGTCTGTATGTGCCAAGCTGGGCTACAACTTCAAGGCACATAACTTCCATGAAACCACATATAAACGGCCGACTTTCTGTGAGACTTGTAGAGGCTTT CTGTGGGGAGTCATCAAACAAGGTTACCACTGTAAAG aCTGTGGGATAAACTGTCACAGACACTGTAGAGATCTGGTGGGAATAGAGTGCTtgaagaaacacaaaaacacaactggGTCCTGCCCGTGCACCCCGGCCCCCGACTCAAGAACCAAGGGCAATAACTGGA GTTCAGAGGAGGAGGCCTTTGTTTTCCCCCACAGTAACGAGACAGAAAACAACCAAGGCACCTCTCCTTGGAAAAATAACAGCGGTGATTCGACGCTGTCGGACCGCTCCACTCAGACAGATCCTGGAGTGTGGACACCTGAAAAAAAGGACAAGAGGGGAAACCACCACAACTCTCTCGTACATGCATCCCCAGAAAGAAAG GTCAACACACTGCCACAGAGGGCCCGAGGCTGCTCCATGCCCGGTTCCTTCTTGCAGGAGAAAATGGAAGAGCTGCAGCTCTACAAAGACAAGAGCAGAGAGCCAGACTGA
- the rasgrp4 gene encoding RAS guanyl-releasing protein 4 isoform X2, translating into MNKTKRKPNGESRKLVQRRRNTCPSPQDIARALQSPSSAPSASAASLDELIQRCLNSFDSEGKLSSPRGSQLVHMTLMMHSWVVPSQMFAQKLLTLYKDCPLDKRGLKRTQICHLIRQWISQFPAVFEADPLLEQTMGDLWALVRSGGEKTHSQLLDTSCLGPHGNIFQAPSPSVKKRKVSLIFDHMEPDEMAEHLSYLEFKNFCNVSFLDYRSYVVRGSVRDNPALERSVMMCNGVSQWVQLMILSRHTAQQRAQVFTKFIHVAQKLRALQNFNTLMAVTGGLCHSSISRLKDTSNLLTPDITKALSEMTELLSSRSNYINYRRVYNECSGFKVPILGVHLKDLISLNEALPNYIDEDKINLSKLQHLYSNINDLVAIHTCTPPFEANKDLLHLLTLSLDLYYTEDEIYELSYTKEPKNTKIQRRDMCVLSVGVTSSKQKHRLGAEYIKIRHIKALYVREACYVPVAPVKPPVLAEWGSGVTPRLDPNTISKHVKQMVDSIMKNYDQSQDGYISLEDFEKIAANFPFSFCTHETDREGQISREEITSYFMRGMSVCAKLGYNFKAHNFHETTYKRPTFCETCRGFLWGVIKQGYHCKDCGINCHRHCRDLVGIECLKKHKNTTGSCPCTPAPDSRTKGNNWSSEEEAFVFPHSNETENNQGTSPWKNNSGDSTLSDRSTQTDPGVWTPEKKDKRGNHHNSLVHASPERKVNTLPQRARGCSMPGSFLQEKMEELQLYKDKSREPD; encoded by the exons ATGAACAAGACCAAGag AAAGCCCAATGGAGAGAGCAGGAAGCTGGTCCAGCGCAGGAGGAATACATGTCCCAGTCCTCAGGACATCGCCCGGGCCCTGCAGAGCCCCAGCTCTGCTCCCAGCGCCAGTGCTGCCAGCCTGGATGAGCTCATACAGCGCTGCCTAAACAGCTTCG ATTCAGAGGGGAAGCTTTCCAGCCCCAGAGGGTCCCAGCTGGTCCACATGACCCTGATGATGCACAGTTGGGTCGTGCCATCTCAGATGTTCGCCCAGAAACTTCTCACCCT TTATAAGGATTGCCCCTTGGACAAGAGAGGACTGAAGCGGACACAGATCTGCCACCTTATCAG GCAGTGGATCAGCCAGTTCCCGGCGGTGTTCGAGGCAGACCCCCTTCTTGAGCAGACCATGGGGGACCTGTGGGCGCTGGTGCGGTCAGGCGGAGAGAAGACGCACTCGCAGCTCCTTGACACCTCCTGCTT AGGCCCTCATGGGAACATATTCCAGGCACCCTCGCCCTCTGTGAAGAAGAGGAAGGTGTCTTTGATCTTCGACCACATGGAGCCAGATGAGATGGCCGAGCACCTCAGCTACCTGGAGTTCAAGAACTTCTGTAACGTTTCA TTCCTGGACTACCGCAGCTACGTGGTGCGAGGCTCGGTGAGGGACAACCCTGCTCTGGAGCGGTCGGTCATGATGTGTAACGGAGTCTCCCAGTGGGTCCAGCTGATGATCCTCAGCAGACACACGGCCCAGCAGAGAGCCCAGGTCTTCACTAAGTTCATTCATGTGGCTCAG AAACTTCGAGCTCTGCAAAACTTTAACACTCTAATGGCAGTGACTGGAGGCCTCTGTCACAGCTCAATCTCCCGCCTCAAAGACACCTCCAACCTGCTGACTCCTGACATCACTAAG gCCCTGAGTGAGATGACCGAGCTGCTCTCCTCGCGTAGCAACTACATCAACTACCGGCGGGTTTACAACGAGTGCAGCGGCTTCAAGGTGCCCATCCTGGGCGTCCACCTGAAGGATCTGATCTCCCTGAACGAGGCTCTGCCCAACTACATCGACGAGGACAAGATCAACCTGAGCAAGCTGCAGCACCTGTACAGCAACATCAACGACCTGGTGGCCATTCACACCTGCACGCCGCCCTTCGAGGCCAACAAAGATCTTCTGCATCTGCTCACG CTCTCTCTAGATTTATACTACACTGAGGATGAGATCTATGAACTTTCATACACCAAGGAACCCAAGAACACAAAGATCCAG AGGAGGGACATGTGTGTGCTCTCTGTGGGTGTAACATcttcaaaacaaaagcacagGCTCGGTGCTGAATACATCAAAATCCGCCACATCAAAGCGCTGTACGTTAGGGAAGCGTGTTATGTG CCTGTAGCTCCGGTTAAACCGCCTGTACTGGCAGAGTGGGGTTCAGGGGTCACCCCCAGGCTCGACCCTAACACCATATCTAAGCACGTCAAGCAGATGGTGGAT TCCATAATGAAAAATTACGACCAGAGCCAGGATGGTTACATTTCACTGGAGGACTTTGAGAAAATAGCAGCCAACTTCCCCTTCTCCTTCTGCACTCACGAAACTGACAG GGAGGGACAAATCAGCCGTGAAGAAATCACCTCTTACTTCATGAGGGGAATGTCTGTATGTGCCAAGCTGGGCTACAACTTCAAGGCACATAACTTCCATGAAACCACATATAAACGGCCGACTTTCTGTGAGACTTGTAGAGGCTTT CTGTGGGGAGTCATCAAACAAGGTTACCACTGTAAAG aCTGTGGGATAAACTGTCACAGACACTGTAGAGATCTGGTGGGAATAGAGTGCTtgaagaaacacaaaaacacaactggGTCCTGCCCGTGCACCCCGGCCCCCGACTCAAGAACCAAGGGCAATAACTGGA GTTCAGAGGAGGAGGCCTTTGTTTTCCCCCACAGTAACGAGACAGAAAACAACCAAGGCACCTCTCCTTGGAAAAATAACAGCGGTGATTCGACGCTGTCGGACCGCTCCACTCAGACAGATCCTGGAGTGTGGACACCTGAAAAAAAGGACAAGAGGGGAAACCACCACAACTCTCTCGTACATGCATCCCCAGAAAGAAAG GTCAACACACTGCCACAGAGGGCCCGAGGCTGCTCCATGCCCGGTTCCTTCTTGCAGGAGAAAATGGAAGAGCTGCAGCTCTACAAAGACAAGAGCAGAGAGCCAGACTGA
- the rasgrp4 gene encoding RAS guanyl-releasing protein 4 isoform X3 → MNKTKRKPNGESRKLVQRRRNTCPSPQDIARALQSPSSAPSASAASLDELIQRCLNSFDSEGKLSSPRGSQLVHMTLMMHSWVVPSQMFAQKLLTLYKDCPLDKRGLKRTQICHLIRQWISQFPAVFEADPLLEQTMGDLWALVRSGGEKTHSQLLDTSCLGPHGNIFQAPSPSVKKRKVSLIFDHMEPDEMAEHLSYLEFKNFCNVSFLDYRSYVVRGSVRDNPALERSVMMCNGVSQWVQLMILSRHTAQQRAQVFTKFIHVAQKLRALQNFNTLMAVTGGLCHSSISRLKDTSNLLTPDITKALSEMTELLSSRSNYINYRRVYNECSGFKVPILGVHLKDLISLNEALPNYIDEDKINLSKLQHLYSNINDLVAIHTCTPPFEANKDLLHLLTLSLDLYYTEDEIYELSYTKEPKNTKIQPVAPVKPPVLAEWGSGVTPRLDPNTISKHVKQMVDSIMKNYDQSQDGYISLEDFEKIAANFPFSFCTHETDREGQISREEITSYFMRGMSVCAKLGYNFKAHNFHETTYKRPTFCETCRGFLWGVIKQGYHCKDCGINCHRHCRDLVGIECLKKHKNTTGSCPCTPAPDSRTKGNNWSSEEEAFVFPHSNETENNQGTSPWKNNSGDSTLSDRSTQTDPGVWTPEKKDKRGNHHNSLVHASPERKVRQDVNTLPQRARGCSMPGSFLQEKMEELQLYKDKSREPD, encoded by the exons ATGAACAAGACCAAGag AAAGCCCAATGGAGAGAGCAGGAAGCTGGTCCAGCGCAGGAGGAATACATGTCCCAGTCCTCAGGACATCGCCCGGGCCCTGCAGAGCCCCAGCTCTGCTCCCAGCGCCAGTGCTGCCAGCCTGGATGAGCTCATACAGCGCTGCCTAAACAGCTTCG ATTCAGAGGGGAAGCTTTCCAGCCCCAGAGGGTCCCAGCTGGTCCACATGACCCTGATGATGCACAGTTGGGTCGTGCCATCTCAGATGTTCGCCCAGAAACTTCTCACCCT TTATAAGGATTGCCCCTTGGACAAGAGAGGACTGAAGCGGACACAGATCTGCCACCTTATCAG GCAGTGGATCAGCCAGTTCCCGGCGGTGTTCGAGGCAGACCCCCTTCTTGAGCAGACCATGGGGGACCTGTGGGCGCTGGTGCGGTCAGGCGGAGAGAAGACGCACTCGCAGCTCCTTGACACCTCCTGCTT AGGCCCTCATGGGAACATATTCCAGGCACCCTCGCCCTCTGTGAAGAAGAGGAAGGTGTCTTTGATCTTCGACCACATGGAGCCAGATGAGATGGCCGAGCACCTCAGCTACCTGGAGTTCAAGAACTTCTGTAACGTTTCA TTCCTGGACTACCGCAGCTACGTGGTGCGAGGCTCGGTGAGGGACAACCCTGCTCTGGAGCGGTCGGTCATGATGTGTAACGGAGTCTCCCAGTGGGTCCAGCTGATGATCCTCAGCAGACACACGGCCCAGCAGAGAGCCCAGGTCTTCACTAAGTTCATTCATGTGGCTCAG AAACTTCGAGCTCTGCAAAACTTTAACACTCTAATGGCAGTGACTGGAGGCCTCTGTCACAGCTCAATCTCCCGCCTCAAAGACACCTCCAACCTGCTGACTCCTGACATCACTAAG gCCCTGAGTGAGATGACCGAGCTGCTCTCCTCGCGTAGCAACTACATCAACTACCGGCGGGTTTACAACGAGTGCAGCGGCTTCAAGGTGCCCATCCTGGGCGTCCACCTGAAGGATCTGATCTCCCTGAACGAGGCTCTGCCCAACTACATCGACGAGGACAAGATCAACCTGAGCAAGCTGCAGCACCTGTACAGCAACATCAACGACCTGGTGGCCATTCACACCTGCACGCCGCCCTTCGAGGCCAACAAAGATCTTCTGCATCTGCTCACG CTCTCTCTAGATTTATACTACACTGAGGATGAGATCTATGAACTTTCATACACCAAGGAACCCAAGAACACAAAGATCCAG CCTGTAGCTCCGGTTAAACCGCCTGTACTGGCAGAGTGGGGTTCAGGGGTCACCCCCAGGCTCGACCCTAACACCATATCTAAGCACGTCAAGCAGATGGTGGAT TCCATAATGAAAAATTACGACCAGAGCCAGGATGGTTACATTTCACTGGAGGACTTTGAGAAAATAGCAGCCAACTTCCCCTTCTCCTTCTGCACTCACGAAACTGACAG GGAGGGACAAATCAGCCGTGAAGAAATCACCTCTTACTTCATGAGGGGAATGTCTGTATGTGCCAAGCTGGGCTACAACTTCAAGGCACATAACTTCCATGAAACCACATATAAACGGCCGACTTTCTGTGAGACTTGTAGAGGCTTT CTGTGGGGAGTCATCAAACAAGGTTACCACTGTAAAG aCTGTGGGATAAACTGTCACAGACACTGTAGAGATCTGGTGGGAATAGAGTGCTtgaagaaacacaaaaacacaactggGTCCTGCCCGTGCACCCCGGCCCCCGACTCAAGAACCAAGGGCAATAACTGGA GTTCAGAGGAGGAGGCCTTTGTTTTCCCCCACAGTAACGAGACAGAAAACAACCAAGGCACCTCTCCTTGGAAAAATAACAGCGGTGATTCGACGCTGTCGGACCGCTCCACTCAGACAGATCCTGGAGTGTGGACACCTGAAAAAAAGGACAAGAGGGGAAACCACCACAACTCTCTCGTACATGCATCCCCAGAAAGAAAGGTGAGACAGGAC GTCAACACACTGCCACAGAGGGCCCGAGGCTGCTCCATGCCCGGTTCCTTCTTGCAGGAGAAAATGGAAGAGCTGCAGCTCTACAAAGACAAGAGCAGAGAGCCAGACTGA
- the rasgrp4 gene encoding RAS guanyl-releasing protein 4 isoform X1 codes for MNKTKRKPNGESRKLVQRRRNTCPSPQDIARALQSPSSAPSASAASLDELIQRCLNSFDSEGKLSSPRGSQLVHMTLMMHSWVVPSQMFAQKLLTLYKDCPLDKRGLKRTQICHLIRQWISQFPAVFEADPLLEQTMGDLWALVRSGGEKTHSQLLDTSCLGPHGNIFQAPSPSVKKRKVSLIFDHMEPDEMAEHLSYLEFKNFCNVSFLDYRSYVVRGSVRDNPALERSVMMCNGVSQWVQLMILSRHTAQQRAQVFTKFIHVAQKLRALQNFNTLMAVTGGLCHSSISRLKDTSNLLTPDITKALSEMTELLSSRSNYINYRRVYNECSGFKVPILGVHLKDLISLNEALPNYIDEDKINLSKLQHLYSNINDLVAIHTCTPPFEANKDLLHLLTLSLDLYYTEDEIYELSYTKEPKNTKIQRRDMCVLSVGVTSSKQKHRLGAEYIKIRHIKALYVREACYVPVAPVKPPVLAEWGSGVTPRLDPNTISKHVKQMVDSIMKNYDQSQDGYISLEDFEKIAANFPFSFCTHETDREGQISREEITSYFMRGMSVCAKLGYNFKAHNFHETTYKRPTFCETCRGFLWGVIKQGYHCKDCGINCHRHCRDLVGIECLKKHKNTTGSCPCTPAPDSRTKGNNWSSEEEAFVFPHSNETENNQGTSPWKNNSGDSTLSDRSTQTDPGVWTPEKKDKRGNHHNSLVHASPERKVRQDVNTLPQRARGCSMPGSFLQEKMEELQLYKDKSREPD; via the exons ATGAACAAGACCAAGag AAAGCCCAATGGAGAGAGCAGGAAGCTGGTCCAGCGCAGGAGGAATACATGTCCCAGTCCTCAGGACATCGCCCGGGCCCTGCAGAGCCCCAGCTCTGCTCCCAGCGCCAGTGCTGCCAGCCTGGATGAGCTCATACAGCGCTGCCTAAACAGCTTCG ATTCAGAGGGGAAGCTTTCCAGCCCCAGAGGGTCCCAGCTGGTCCACATGACCCTGATGATGCACAGTTGGGTCGTGCCATCTCAGATGTTCGCCCAGAAACTTCTCACCCT TTATAAGGATTGCCCCTTGGACAAGAGAGGACTGAAGCGGACACAGATCTGCCACCTTATCAG GCAGTGGATCAGCCAGTTCCCGGCGGTGTTCGAGGCAGACCCCCTTCTTGAGCAGACCATGGGGGACCTGTGGGCGCTGGTGCGGTCAGGCGGAGAGAAGACGCACTCGCAGCTCCTTGACACCTCCTGCTT AGGCCCTCATGGGAACATATTCCAGGCACCCTCGCCCTCTGTGAAGAAGAGGAAGGTGTCTTTGATCTTCGACCACATGGAGCCAGATGAGATGGCCGAGCACCTCAGCTACCTGGAGTTCAAGAACTTCTGTAACGTTTCA TTCCTGGACTACCGCAGCTACGTGGTGCGAGGCTCGGTGAGGGACAACCCTGCTCTGGAGCGGTCGGTCATGATGTGTAACGGAGTCTCCCAGTGGGTCCAGCTGATGATCCTCAGCAGACACACGGCCCAGCAGAGAGCCCAGGTCTTCACTAAGTTCATTCATGTGGCTCAG AAACTTCGAGCTCTGCAAAACTTTAACACTCTAATGGCAGTGACTGGAGGCCTCTGTCACAGCTCAATCTCCCGCCTCAAAGACACCTCCAACCTGCTGACTCCTGACATCACTAAG gCCCTGAGTGAGATGACCGAGCTGCTCTCCTCGCGTAGCAACTACATCAACTACCGGCGGGTTTACAACGAGTGCAGCGGCTTCAAGGTGCCCATCCTGGGCGTCCACCTGAAGGATCTGATCTCCCTGAACGAGGCTCTGCCCAACTACATCGACGAGGACAAGATCAACCTGAGCAAGCTGCAGCACCTGTACAGCAACATCAACGACCTGGTGGCCATTCACACCTGCACGCCGCCCTTCGAGGCCAACAAAGATCTTCTGCATCTGCTCACG CTCTCTCTAGATTTATACTACACTGAGGATGAGATCTATGAACTTTCATACACCAAGGAACCCAAGAACACAAAGATCCAG AGGAGGGACATGTGTGTGCTCTCTGTGGGTGTAACATcttcaaaacaaaagcacagGCTCGGTGCTGAATACATCAAAATCCGCCACATCAAAGCGCTGTACGTTAGGGAAGCGTGTTATGTG CCTGTAGCTCCGGTTAAACCGCCTGTACTGGCAGAGTGGGGTTCAGGGGTCACCCCCAGGCTCGACCCTAACACCATATCTAAGCACGTCAAGCAGATGGTGGAT TCCATAATGAAAAATTACGACCAGAGCCAGGATGGTTACATTTCACTGGAGGACTTTGAGAAAATAGCAGCCAACTTCCCCTTCTCCTTCTGCACTCACGAAACTGACAG GGAGGGACAAATCAGCCGTGAAGAAATCACCTCTTACTTCATGAGGGGAATGTCTGTATGTGCCAAGCTGGGCTACAACTTCAAGGCACATAACTTCCATGAAACCACATATAAACGGCCGACTTTCTGTGAGACTTGTAGAGGCTTT CTGTGGGGAGTCATCAAACAAGGTTACCACTGTAAAG aCTGTGGGATAAACTGTCACAGACACTGTAGAGATCTGGTGGGAATAGAGTGCTtgaagaaacacaaaaacacaactggGTCCTGCCCGTGCACCCCGGCCCCCGACTCAAGAACCAAGGGCAATAACTGGA GTTCAGAGGAGGAGGCCTTTGTTTTCCCCCACAGTAACGAGACAGAAAACAACCAAGGCACCTCTCCTTGGAAAAATAACAGCGGTGATTCGACGCTGTCGGACCGCTCCACTCAGACAGATCCTGGAGTGTGGACACCTGAAAAAAAGGACAAGAGGGGAAACCACCACAACTCTCTCGTACATGCATCCCCAGAAAGAAAGGTGAGACAGGAC GTCAACACACTGCCACAGAGGGCCCGAGGCTGCTCCATGCCCGGTTCCTTCTTGCAGGAGAAAATGGAAGAGCTGCAGCTCTACAAAGACAAGAGCAGAGAGCCAGACTGA
- the rasgrp4 gene encoding RAS guanyl-releasing protein 4 isoform X5, which translates to MTLMMHSWVVPSQMFAQKLLTLYKDCPLDKRGLKRTQICHLIRQWISQFPAVFEADPLLEQTMGDLWALVRSGGEKTHSQLLDTSCLGPHGNIFQAPSPSVKKRKVSLIFDHMEPDEMAEHLSYLEFKNFCNVSFLDYRSYVVRGSVRDNPALERSVMMCNGVSQWVQLMILSRHTAQQRAQVFTKFIHVAQKLRALQNFNTLMAVTGGLCHSSISRLKDTSNLLTPDITKALSEMTELLSSRSNYINYRRVYNECSGFKVPILGVHLKDLISLNEALPNYIDEDKINLSKLQHLYSNINDLVAIHTCTPPFEANKDLLHLLTLSLDLYYTEDEIYELSYTKEPKNTKIQRRDMCVLSVGVTSSKQKHRLGAEYIKIRHIKALYVREACYVPVAPVKPPVLAEWGSGVTPRLDPNTISKHVKQMVDSIMKNYDQSQDGYISLEDFEKIAANFPFSFCTHETDREGQISREEITSYFMRGMSVCAKLGYNFKAHNFHETTYKRPTFCETCRGFLWGVIKQGYHCKDCGINCHRHCRDLVGIECLKKHKNTTGSCPCTPAPDSRTKGNNWSSEEEAFVFPHSNETENNQGTSPWKNNSGDSTLSDRSTQTDPGVWTPEKKDKRGNHHNSLVHASPERKVRQDVNTLPQRARGCSMPGSFLQEKMEELQLYKDKSREPD; encoded by the exons ATGACCCTGATGATGCACAGTTGGGTCGTGCCATCTCAGATGTTCGCCCAGAAACTTCTCACCCT TTATAAGGATTGCCCCTTGGACAAGAGAGGACTGAAGCGGACACAGATCTGCCACCTTATCAG GCAGTGGATCAGCCAGTTCCCGGCGGTGTTCGAGGCAGACCCCCTTCTTGAGCAGACCATGGGGGACCTGTGGGCGCTGGTGCGGTCAGGCGGAGAGAAGACGCACTCGCAGCTCCTTGACACCTCCTGCTT AGGCCCTCATGGGAACATATTCCAGGCACCCTCGCCCTCTGTGAAGAAGAGGAAGGTGTCTTTGATCTTCGACCACATGGAGCCAGATGAGATGGCCGAGCACCTCAGCTACCTGGAGTTCAAGAACTTCTGTAACGTTTCA TTCCTGGACTACCGCAGCTACGTGGTGCGAGGCTCGGTGAGGGACAACCCTGCTCTGGAGCGGTCGGTCATGATGTGTAACGGAGTCTCCCAGTGGGTCCAGCTGATGATCCTCAGCAGACACACGGCCCAGCAGAGAGCCCAGGTCTTCACTAAGTTCATTCATGTGGCTCAG AAACTTCGAGCTCTGCAAAACTTTAACACTCTAATGGCAGTGACTGGAGGCCTCTGTCACAGCTCAATCTCCCGCCTCAAAGACACCTCCAACCTGCTGACTCCTGACATCACTAAG gCCCTGAGTGAGATGACCGAGCTGCTCTCCTCGCGTAGCAACTACATCAACTACCGGCGGGTTTACAACGAGTGCAGCGGCTTCAAGGTGCCCATCCTGGGCGTCCACCTGAAGGATCTGATCTCCCTGAACGAGGCTCTGCCCAACTACATCGACGAGGACAAGATCAACCTGAGCAAGCTGCAGCACCTGTACAGCAACATCAACGACCTGGTGGCCATTCACACCTGCACGCCGCCCTTCGAGGCCAACAAAGATCTTCTGCATCTGCTCACG CTCTCTCTAGATTTATACTACACTGAGGATGAGATCTATGAACTTTCATACACCAAGGAACCCAAGAACACAAAGATCCAG AGGAGGGACATGTGTGTGCTCTCTGTGGGTGTAACATcttcaaaacaaaagcacagGCTCGGTGCTGAATACATCAAAATCCGCCACATCAAAGCGCTGTACGTTAGGGAAGCGTGTTATGTG CCTGTAGCTCCGGTTAAACCGCCTGTACTGGCAGAGTGGGGTTCAGGGGTCACCCCCAGGCTCGACCCTAACACCATATCTAAGCACGTCAAGCAGATGGTGGAT TCCATAATGAAAAATTACGACCAGAGCCAGGATGGTTACATTTCACTGGAGGACTTTGAGAAAATAGCAGCCAACTTCCCCTTCTCCTTCTGCACTCACGAAACTGACAG GGAGGGACAAATCAGCCGTGAAGAAATCACCTCTTACTTCATGAGGGGAATGTCTGTATGTGCCAAGCTGGGCTACAACTTCAAGGCACATAACTTCCATGAAACCACATATAAACGGCCGACTTTCTGTGAGACTTGTAGAGGCTTT CTGTGGGGAGTCATCAAACAAGGTTACCACTGTAAAG aCTGTGGGATAAACTGTCACAGACACTGTAGAGATCTGGTGGGAATAGAGTGCTtgaagaaacacaaaaacacaactggGTCCTGCCCGTGCACCCCGGCCCCCGACTCAAGAACCAAGGGCAATAACTGGA GTTCAGAGGAGGAGGCCTTTGTTTTCCCCCACAGTAACGAGACAGAAAACAACCAAGGCACCTCTCCTTGGAAAAATAACAGCGGTGATTCGACGCTGTCGGACCGCTCCACTCAGACAGATCCTGGAGTGTGGACACCTGAAAAAAAGGACAAGAGGGGAAACCACCACAACTCTCTCGTACATGCATCCCCAGAAAGAAAGGTGAGACAGGAC GTCAACACACTGCCACAGAGGGCCCGAGGCTGCTCCATGCCCGGTTCCTTCTTGCAGGAGAAAATGGAAGAGCTGCAGCTCTACAAAGACAAGAGCAGAGAGCCAGACTGA